The genomic window TGTCCCGTCTGTCAGAAGATCATCCACGGCGCGGGAAAGCTGCCTCGCCACATGAGGACGCACACCGGAGAGAAACCCTTCCAGTGCTCTGCCTGCGGCGTTCGCTTCACCAGGTGAGCAAACTGCAACCGGCCCTCCCTTTTCTGCACCGTTGTGGCTTGACAAGAGGCGGGGGGACCCGCATGCACTTGCCCTGCTATCTTTTCACCACCTGACGTGTTCTTGCGTGTAGGAATGACAAGTTGAAGATCCACATGAGGAAGCACACGGGCGAGCGGCCTTACTCGTGTCCGCACTGCCCTGCCCGCTTCCTGCACTCGTACGACCTGAAGAACCACCTGTCCCTGCACAGCGGTGCGCGGCCCTTTGAGTGCCTGATCTGCCACAAGGCCTTTGCCCGCGAAGACCACCTCCAGCGGCACCGCAAGGGACACAGCTGCCTGGAGCCATCCACGAGCTGGCACGGCCAGGGGCCCGGACAAGACCAGCAGGAAGCCGGGGTGGACGCGGGCGAGCTGCTGCGTCCATCGGGGCCCCACCCCTCGGTGTTCCCGCAGCCCGCTGTGTTGGAAGGGCACATGTTCCGAGCGGACGCCGATTCCGAGCGCACACTGGCCCTGCAGGTTCTGGCGCAGCTCAGTCCGCAGCGCTTCGCCAACTACCAGGGCCTACTCCTGAGAGGCAGAGGGGAAGGCGAGCCCAAGGATCCCGGGGGCGTCGACTCTCGGCGCCAACGCTGGCCGCGGGAAGCAACAGAGAAGATTGATGAGGACCAAGACGAATAGCGAATgtttctatgtgtgtgtgtatgtgtgcgtgcgggtgtgtgctcgtgtgtgcgcgtgtgtacaCGTGTGGTATGACATCCActtaaaaaaagtaataataatttcaCTCAGGTGGCTGGACCTGCTGCTCCATGTGgggcgcacttaaaaaaaacaaaagcaaaaaatgtaACATGGGTTTCCTCAGTCGCTTtcaatgtttgtttgtcttttggCTATGagctgttgatttttttttccttccctttcttcttttttttcttttagaagGGAACTCACGGCAGCACTTTTTGCAACATGTGCCCCCGCGAGTCTCACCACAGTATTCAGATGAATATTCGGGTTTGTATTACCAACGTAGCGTGACCAAACCCACAGACGAGGCGAGCAGTGACGTTTCCAAAGCAAGCCCGAGGGCACTTGGCCAAAATGGCAGCCGCACGGGCAATACGCTTTTTGGACTTGTGGGGGTGTCCACAACATTTTCttgcaaagaaaatgtttgctgGGGGTTCACCTTGAAGCTGTTTTTTTAAACGTTAGCTGTAATACTCGCTCGACTGGGATGCTTTGCCCCGCAGAAATCCAAAGCTAGAGCCGAAAGACAATTATTAACCTTTTGGGGGCGTTTGTGTCGTCAGTCTTTGCTTAGAGCTGGAATCAAAAAGAGTTATTTGATAACttcaaaaaagagagaaataaaaatgattggTAGCCAATGTTGGGTTTAAAGAACTCTTTTCAACAGTTCTGAGCAATTTCGCTTCAAGCATTTTCTGTGTTGATTGACCAAAAAAAGACCAAGTCTTGGTCAAAGTTGTTTTGGCTCTTCAAAGACTTCCAATGCACAAGCTTGGCTTCCTTAGTTGAAGCAACAAAGGTGACGCCGGGAGGGGTGGGGTGAACCTGAGCATTTAGCCCTTtgtctgtatttatttatttattgtgtttgtttatttattttggggcgttttttttttttttttaactagatCAAATCCGGGCTTGGCCAATAGTTTAATGTCATCGCTACACGTGAGAATTGAGGCCCTTGATCCCTTTGTTGCGCTCCACCAATGCATTCCTTGCACATGTAAAGCCTTTAgggctctgcaaaaaaaaaaaagacaaacattcCAGCTTCTGACCAAAGGGGTGGGCAACTTGTGGAACGTGGGCCAGCTGGAGCCTTTTATTTGGCCTGCTTCCAATAAATTGTTGGGACGACTCACAAGTGTTGATTGGCTTCTTGTGTCTTTAGAAAGAGGTTGCCCACCCCCGTGCTGGCCACCATTCATATAGAAGGTATGCCGCATGTGCGCTCGATCCCAAAAAGCTCCGGAGGCACCAAAGGGACAGGTCAGTTCACGTTCCATGTCATCTTGATTtgaaatttgtttcattttctttctctcttctctatcTGGTGCCTCCTGTTGGTGTAAATTGTAAGATGCACTGTGATGACCTGACTACTGTACTTGGCAACCatttaatgtttgtttttttggtttttttttggaagggttgttttatttaattgttttaatgTACGGTGTATATATAATATGGATGAAGTTGCCTTGGTGTTTGTTATGCTGCACTTCTTCTCAGGAACTCTTGAGCAATGCACTAAGTGGTTGTAGGACCTCTAAAATGGGGGAACACGATGCTGGCTCGTTTGAAAAGACTATCAATGGACTCATGAATAGCTCACAAGCGGAGCTGCTTTCAAAAGGCATTTACATGAACTGCTAGTCTTAATGGAGAGAGTCGCTGATCTCAATCCAAAAGGAATGAGTGAATGAGTGGGTGAATGGGCGAGTGTGACTCAATGCCAGCTGTGAAGTGTACCTCTCCATACAAAGTTTTTGTGGCTTGGGTTTAGGGAGGAGGGTCTGAGACCGTCTGGCCATCAGGGATACTTATGATTTTTGTCCTTCAATTTCTTCTTGACCTTGTCCTTGTTTCCCTTTCACGTCATGTCAAGGAACaccaattaaaaacaaacaaaggaaaCAAAACCATGTCTTTTGCCGCTTTTCTGTGTCTGTCGTTCTCAGTGTGATAGATTGCAGGCTCCTTGGAGTGAAGGATGCAGCAAATTAATTATTATCCTGTAGGTATATAAAATGAGGCAGACATTTTGTCCCCTTCAAAGTATGAAGTGCAATACAATCATAAAATGGAATCATTTTGTTGAAGTAAGTTGTCTAACAGACCTCCGGTAGGGCAAAGTCTTTGCAAGCCAAGATAATGAAAAAGCTTTGAAGCAGTTTATCTTAACAAATATTTCATCAAAAATATTGCAAAGGAGAAAGTCGCTTATTTGGCCACAGTGACGAGCACCACACACTTCCCGATCAGATGTGtgaccaaaaaatatatatttttgatctAAACAAAATATGCCGATGTGCAAAATATATACTCTCAGAAAGTACACAAACCACGGGAATTTATGCGAGGTCCGTCTCGTCCATCGCCAAAGGACTTCACATGTATAATGTTGCTGAGCAGGCTGGCTGGGTAAGCGACATTTTTGAGTTATCACTGAACATTTGATTTCTCTAACATGCTAAGGTGACCGACCCCTGCTTGCATCTTAAGGTGACGTCTAGAGAGTGTTGCGCGATGACAAATCCAGCGTTCTATATGGATGTGTTGAAACTACGTGAAAGTGATGTCTGATGTCGGCGAGTCTATCTTCTTGTTCTTCCAGCATGAAATAGCAACCAACAAACAGTGGCGCACCCCCCGCCCCCTACTCATCCTTCCCTTCCTTGCTCTCCTCTCTAGGTGTCGAATGTTCTTTCTCTTGGcgaaatcctcgttccagttcCCGTGCTATCTGGTTATGTATATTTGCGGCGTACACAGCCTTGAGGGGATCCTGTGCTTGGCGGGAAGGAGTTGGAAAGTCCAGGTACCGTAGACGTGTTGGGGTGTTCGGCTCCCGTTATCAAAAAGGATATGACGTACAGCACCAAACCCTgcttagctctttttttttctgccttaaaCAATACGAAGCAACAATTGGTGAATGAACAGTAAGGGTTTGGATTTGTATTCACAACGATCGAGGCATGACTATCCCAAGTCATGTTTGGTAAACATTGACAACTTCTCAGTGAACTTTGAACTTTCTGGGACACTCCTTGAAGCCAAGCAAAACAGCTCAGTTAGTGTTTTCACATTTTGCTTTTATTACAAATGATCTTCGATCATACTCATTAAAACCAAAtgaaatgaagacagagaaaacGTGTGAGGGGGGGTTGCGCTCATAGCGGTGGCTAAAAGATGGTTGACGTAAGGTGTTCAGGCGTCCAGAGCTCTGATCCTTATGTGGATGCCGTTGAGTGAGCGCAGCACTAATCGAGGGATTATCTTGGGCTTCCTGGCGGGGTCCTCGATCAGCTGGTACCTTCTCAGAACCGAGGCCACCGCCACTTTCATCTCGTTCATGGCAAAGTTCTGACCGATGCAGTTCCTGCAAAGGGATACACACACATCAAATTAGGGCTGAGAAAGGTCAAGTGGCGCCACAAAGCAAATCTGTCCACTCTTTGCGCTTGAGAAGCGTCCGACCTTGAAGATTTGCACCGCGTCAAGCAAACTGACCTGGGCCCGGCAGAGAAGGGCACGAAAGCATGCGGCGACCTTTTGGAAACATTCTCCGGCAAGAAGCGAAGTGGGTTAAACACCTGCGATGATATGTATGACATAATATGACAAACGTTTGGAAAGCTTCGCCAAAGGTCCCAATTCTGTTCAAAACAGCAGAACTTTATTTTCTGCCCCGACTTGCAAAATGAGGCTCGGGTGTCACCTCCTGCTGGAGCATGACCTACATTTGGGTTTTCCCAGACTGTGGCATTCCTGTGGAGCGCATACACACTTGTCCCAATGAGAGAACCTGGAGGACAGAAAAAGGAGACACCACAAGATTTCTTTGTGACCCGTTTTGTGACGAGAACTCGCTCGTCTAATGACACTCCCAAATCATCTTACGTAAATTGTCAGTAAAGATTGTTAGTAGTTACGTCACCCGACCTGCCGGCATGGTCCGTCCATCTACGAAGGTGATGGCTTTGGTGAGTTTTCGAGCTATTCCCGGCACCGGCGGGAAGAGCCGCATCGATTCTTTGATGCACATGGTGGTGTAGGGCATTTTGGTCAGATCCTCCCTTATCGAGACGGTCCTCGTTAATTGTCCTCAAATGGAAAAGACGCGCCGGGAAGAGCTCACCATTGCAAGGCGTCTTTGCCGTCCAGGACCCGGGTGATCTCCTGGCGGCACTTGTTCTGGTGTTTCGGGTGACAGGCCAGCGTGTGGAGAATGAAGGAGATGGCGCTGGCGGTGGTGTCGTGGCCCTCAAACATGAAGGTGTCCACCTCGGCCCGGATGTCTTCGTCCGAAAGCCCCTGCTGATTCTCGTCCTTGACCATCAGAAACACAACAAAGCACTTTTgtttaaacatttatttcctGTCTGCAACAACAGCACCAACAACGGCTCAACTCACTCTTGCTAAGAGAAGAATGTCCAAAAAGTCCAAGGTCCTTCTTCCCTGGACACGTTCAGAATCCTTCTCTTTCTCCAGGGCTTTTTTCCTCTTGCGGATGACTTCCTCTTTGACAACGACAGAAGATGTGAGCGGACGCGTCGACCTTGGTGGTAAGGCGAGATGCTGAGCTTTTACCGGTGTGACTGTGAGCCACCTTGCAAGCCCTCCTATGCCTGAAGCCGTGCGGGCTGAGATAGAAGATAAGGTCGTTGTGGTACGGGAAGGTCCGGAAGCGGAGGTTGACCAAATCAGTCAGCTCGTACACTGATTTAATGTACTCGTTTGTTCGGCTGAAGGCAGAGAGCGAAGCGTTAATGCGGGAGGTTAtggttgggggggtggggggtatacGTGCGGAACGACCGCCACCTCTCGGTCTGACACTTGCTGTCGTAGCTGAATGCGCACTTCATGATGGTGTCCAGCGTCATCAGGCTAACGTGTTCAAACAGCTCAAAAGGCTCGCCGCTGCTCACGTACTGCTCCCATTTGACCTAGCCAGTAACATTTGGAGCAACTCGATTAATTTCTTCGTTTTTCTACGTCATTTCGAGTCACAAGCTCGCGATGTCAGCGGCGCTTACCAACATGATTTGAACCGATTCCAACATCAGTTTGGTGTACGATTTCAGCACGTCGTAATGGAAACCCGGCGTTAGGAGCCTTCTGTGGCGGAACCATTTCTGACCGTCGGACACCAGCAAGCCGTCGCCTGacgattcaaatgttttttgcaGTTCTTATCTCACAAAGCTTTTCACTCAGTGGGTTCCGAACGTGAACAAACTTTTGGGAACACGTTTTTTTGATAGCAGAAAAGTTAAGCcagtgctagctagctagcaatgaTGATGTCTTACCAATCCAGCTCTTGAGGAATTTATATGCAAAATCATCTTTTGGTTCTGCGGGGGAAATAGGGAACAGAAAAATACGTGACATAAGATCCAGTAGTACGCATTTCAACTGTTCTATGAACGTATAATGTATTTAAGAATATCTTGAACGATTATTACAATGTTATTGCTCATCATGTTCAAGACAGAGAGAAAAGGTAGTGCTGACTGACAGCGGAAAGTAAAAGCTGATGAGGCACCTGTTGACGTCACGATACTTTTCACGTAATCTGGATGGTGGATGTTTATGAAACAGACGCAAGGGCCGAACCACAGGGGGAACGCGTAGGGGTACTGCTCGCCCCATTTGACCATCTTGTCCAAGTCCGTCCCATCTTGTTTGAACTGAAAGGAAGCGAGGAAACACGCAACAAGTGTCGTTCGCATCAAGCATTTGCAATCACAACGCTCGGGAGAATCTTCTGTTTCTTACTTGCAGGACATGCCCAAAGAACCAGTTCCCCGGCGGTCCGGTGAACGCCTCGAAGTTCCGCAAAGCATCCCTCCTTTGAATGAGGAGCACGGCGAGCTTGTAGACGACGGCGACCAGGCAAATCAGTACGAGTGAGTGCAGCAGCGAACAGTACGGCAGCAGTCCCCCGAGAGACTCGCTAAGCGACATGTTTGCAAGTGCAACTGGAGGACAACAAGAAAGAAAAGCGCCACGACTTAGCCGAACCGACTAACTTGCACACTCGGGTTACGGATCGGCCAGTAATGGGGACAACAGAAGCGTCATAACTGCTCAGAACCGGGGTGGGCGGGGttgatctgaaaatcaaccctTGACTCGCACGCAGTGACAGCGTGTTTTGTTTCTGGTGCTAGTCGCTCATTCGTAGCTGCGACTACTTCTTGGAGATCACGCCCAATTCACGCACTCCGACGTGTTACCTCGCTTTTTCCGCTAGGTGACGGCAGTGCATTAAAGAGTTGCACAAGTTTACGTGAGTAAAGAGAATAAAtgtgtggtgtattgatttggtaatgttggttggtataagtattatttcagtgcttatttgctgccaatgtgatacttctacttttacccagtagagggcgcactcgcctagagttgactactgaggattgatgttagacagaagaagttgtacaagagagaaacctgtgcttgtactgtgtgtgccgttctatTAAAAAGTCctctaaacttggagagtgtgcgcgtcattacggccacgatataaCAAAATGTAAATTACATTATGTAATCCAAGCTGTTTCGTTGTATTTAATGTGAGATTAACACGGATGTGTTTCtttcaataaatgaataaactaTATTTCAAACCAGAGCAGTTAGCAGTAGAGATCATTGGTGTTGGCGCACTCATCATAAAGAGCCGGAATACCGGCTACAGTGTACATTTCACTTGATCCCaaacataaaacacacaaacgTATCCATCTTGACTCTTGTTACAGGTTTTGTTAACATCTGCCAGTGGTTAGGCAATATTCTCCCATCACTGAGAGCAGGAATTAGCATTTAATGTCCACATGTTTACATCTCTGACGCAATACAGGGTTTTTTGATGAGGCAGTAGCACCTCGATTGTCGTTAAAATTATCACTGGTGCATCTTCAGTATCACAGTCCATCCCATGGAGGAGAGATTCACATTTCTTCTTTTAAGGAACATTTCCTGATTTACAGTCCCTTTCAAAGATCTCAACACATGTTTTGGACTTTTGTTCTGACAGGTATTGTGACAATTTGCCTACAATCAAACTTAGATCTGGTCTTATAAATATCATTACATAAAGCAAACAGACAACAACGTCACGCGGTGGGAGCAGGTGTTGGAGGTTGGTCCAGGCGCTGGTCGCTGAAGTGGTCGGATCgttctgtcacggatcggaatggagcagggcgaccaaatgcagcttggaccagggtttattgaagggaaaaggtaGTTGGCAGAGAAGAAAAGGGGGACAAACTAACAGAACCAGCAAACTGACATAACTTCCTAACAAAAAAACGAGACTGACCGACCGACAGGGTTGGCTAACAGACAGAACAGAAAAACACGTACCAAGAAACAAAAACGACATCAAACGTGAAGACATCAACAATGCGactgaggggcagacaggacttaaatacaagacaggtaacaagaggcaggggACTGTGATTACATTAATTGAgctaacacaggaggggaggggcgacgcgaacagaaaccatggcaacatagacataattcacccgggaACGAGTCGTGACAtgatagacctatacaggctgtttatttgcatctgtatgtctattttggaaatctcagctacatttgacaacaTTTTGAGGGGTTTACAAAATTAGCTGCAAgtttaaataataaatccattttatttttgaaaatgtaacaattattttcaatttcCAATTTCGCGGACCACATGCAATACCGCCATCGACCACTAGAGTGAAATCCCTGCTTAATGGCCCTTCTGTAGCAGACAGTCTCGCGTTCCCACCAGATCTTCCTCTCACTCTCATGACGCTGTCCTCCTCTGTGGACACAGTCCTGAACTTTTGGGTGCTCTCTGCAGCTTTGTCTTGAACCCAGCAAAGGTCAACTTTTCATCATGAATGGACACATGGAAAATGGATTAAAAACATCAGGTAAAATATAATCTGGGACACGCTGATTGACTGCCTTTTGGAGGTAGGTCAATTCAGTATACATATTTATCACACAAGGCTACCCCTTACTTAAGGGACAAGCTCTTGTCGTCCAACAGCTGGATTAAATGTCCATGCGCCTTTTCATTTCTCTCGGCACAATAGATACTCCCTACCAACAGGTGGCGGAGATGTACCGTTTCCTCGTTTGACAACTGCCTctacccatgtgtaatacgcactcaaattttgactcttacttaagtccgtaaacgtaaaattattccagaaaaaagatcatctttgggaacaaccggatgttattctgccggtcagtatcactgcgcatgcgctagcaaactctatagcaaagaaatgtttcggatttgtgtagggtacattgtgacagcaaacgagcaggtgatcgagcaagcgtctgacacgagagcattgtgttcgtatggaggcaaacaaggcaaagtgttgagaaataaaatattacctgtaatacgcatttaggtagagaactgaactctcgctctttatagagctgacgtgtcttgcgcatccgttctgcgcatctgtaatggcggcctccgtatgatatccggtttgcgatagagattaaaaaacaaacaatatttgacaataacacaccatcaaggattgcaccatcgcatcaaacgatgtcggcaattgtgaatttaactgactgagtgtgttgggcaggatggctgaatgtgatgcgcgattgacaacaaacaagaagaaaggtgtgatttcaagttttatttcgagggagattttcttcaaaaatgttgtacccatgcataatgcgcaccccagattttaggacaataaattagttaaattttgcgcattatgcatggaaaaacacagtATTACAAATGAAGGTCTTCGATCATACTCATTAAAACCAAATGAAATGAAGATGGTTGACGTAAGGTGTTCAGGCGTCCAGAGCTCTGATTCTTATGTGGATGCCGTTGAGTGAGCGCAGCACTATTTGAGGGATTATCTCGGGCTTCCTGGCGGGGTCCTCGATCAACTGGTACGTTCTCAGAACCGAGGCCACCGCCACTTTCATCTCGTTCATGGCAAAGTTTTGACCGATGCAGTTCCTGCAAAGGGATACACACGCATCAAATTGGGGCTGAGAAAGGTCAAGTGGCGCCACAAAGCAAATCTGTCCACTCTTTGCGCTTGAGAAGCGTCCGACCTTGAAGATTTGCACCGCGTCACGCAAACTGACCTGGGCCCGGCAGAGAAGGGCACGAAAGCATGCGGCGACCTTTTGGAAACATTCTCCGGCAAGAAGCGAAGTGGGTTAAACACCTGCGATGATATGTATGACATAATATGacaaatgtttggaaagcttcgcCAAAGGTCCCAATTCTGTTCAAAACAGCAGAACTTTATTTTCTGCCCCGACTATCAAAATGAGGCTCGGGTGTCACCTCCTGCTGGAGCATGACCTACATTCGGGTTTTCCCAGACTGTGGGATTCCTGTGGAGCGCATACACACTTATCCCAATGAGAGAACCTGGAGGACAGAAAAAGGAGACACCACAAGATTTCTTTGTGACCCGTTTTGTGACGAGAACTCGCTCGTCTAATGACATTCCCAAATCATCTTACGTAAATTGTAAATAAAGATTGTTAGTTACGTCGCCCGACCTGCCGGGATGGTCCGTCCATCTACGAAGGTGATGGCTTTGGTGAGTTTTCGGCCTATATCCGGCACCGGCGGGAAGAGCCGCATCGATTCTTTGATGCACATGGTGGTGTAGGGCATTTTGGTCAGATCCTCCCTAGCCGAGACGGTCCTCGTTAATCGTCCTCAAATGGAAAAGACGCGCCGGGAAGAGCTCACCATTGTAAGGCGTCTTTGCCGTCCAGGACCCGTGTGATCTCCTGGCGGCACTTGTTCTGGTGTTTCGGGTGACAGGCCAGCGTGTGGAGGATGAAGGAGATGGCGCTGGCGGTGGTGTCGTGGCCCTCAAACATGAAGGTGTCCACCTCGGCCCGGATGTCTTCGTCCGAAAGCCCCTGCTGATTCTCGTCCTTGACCATCAGAAACACAACAAAGCACTTTTgtttaaacatttatttcctGTCTGCAACAACAGCACCAACAACGGCTCAACTCACTCTTGCTAAGAGAAGAATGTCCAAAAAGTCCAAGGTCCTTCTTCCCTGGACACGTTCAGAATCCTTCTCTTTCTCCAGGGCTTTTTTCCTCTTGCGGATGACTTCCTCTTTGACAACGACAGAAGATGTGAGCGGACGCGTCGACCTTGGTGGTAAGGCGAGATGCTGAGCTTTTACCGGTGTGACTGTGAGCCACCTTGCAAGCCCTCCTATGCCTGAAGCCGTGCGGGCTGAGATAGAAGATAAGGTCGTTGTGGTACGGGAAGGTCCGGAAGCGGAGGTTGACCAAATCAGTCAGCTCGTACACTGATTTAATGTACTCGTTTGTTCGGCTGAAGGCAGAGAGCGAAGCGTTAATGCGGGAGGTTAtggttgggggggtggggggtatacGTGCGGAACGACCGCCACCTCTCGGTCTGACACTTGCTGTCGTAGCTGAATGCGCACTTCATGATGGTGTCCAGCGTCATCAGGCTAACGTGTTCAAACAGCTCAAAAGGCTCGCCGCTGCTCACGTACTGCTCCCATTTGACCTAGCCAGTAACATTTGGAGCAACTCGATTAATTTCTTCGTTTTTCTACGTCATTTCGAGTCACAAGCTCGCGATGTCAGCGGCGCTTACCAACATGATTTGAACCGATTCCAACATCAGTTTGGTGTACGATTTCAGCACGTCGTAATGGAAACCCGGCGTTAGGAGCCTTCTGTGGCGGAACCATTTCTGACCGTCGGACACCAGCAAGCCGTCGCCTGacgattcaaatgttttttgcaGTTCTTATCTCACAAAGCTTTTCACTCAGTGGGTTCCGAACGTGAACAAACTTTTGGGAACACGTTTTTTTGATAGCAGAAAAGTTAAGCcagtgctagctagctagcaatgaTGATGTCTTACCAATCCAGCTCTTGAGGAATTTATATGCAAAATCATCTTTTGGTTCTGCGGGGGAAATAGGGAACAGAAAAATACGTGACATAAGATCCAGTAGTACGCATTTCAACTGTTCTATGAACGTATAATGTATTTAAGAATATCTTGAACGATTATTACAATGTTATTGCTCATCATGTTCAAGACAGAGAGAAAAGGTAGTGCTGACTGACAGCGGAAAGTAAAAGCTGATGAGGCACCTGTTGACGTCACGATACTTTTCACGTAATCTGGATGGTGGATGTTTATGAAACAGACGCAAGGGCCGAACCACAGGGGGAACGCGTAGGGGTACTGCTCGCCCCATTTGACCATCTTGTCCAAGTCCGTCCCATCTTGTTTGAACTGAAAGGAAGCGAGGAAACACGCAACAAGTGTCGTTCGCATCAAGCATTTGCAATCACAACGCTCGGGAGAATCTTCTGTTTCTTACTTGCAGGACATGCCCAAAGAACCAGTTCCCCGGCGGTCCGGTGAACGCCTCGAAGTTCCGCAAAGCATCCCTCCTTTGAATGAGGAGCACGGCGAGCTTGTAGACGACGGCGACCAGGCAAATCAGTACGAGTGAGTGCAGCAGCGAACAGTACGGCAGCAGTCCCCCGAGAGACTCGCTAAGCGACATGTTTGCAAGTGCAACTGGAGGACAACAAGAAAGAAAAGCGCCACGACTTAGCCGAACCGACTAACTTGCACACTCGGGTTACGGATCGGCCAGTAATGGGGACAACAGAAGCGTCATAACTGCTCAGAACCGGGGTGGGCGGGGttgatctgaaaatcaaccctTGACTCGCACGCAGTGACAGCGTGTTTTGTTTCTGGTGCTAGTCGCTCATTCGTAGCTGCGACTACTTCTTGGAGATCACGCCCAATTCACGCACTCCGACGTGTTACCTCGCTTTTTCCGCTAGGTGACGGCAGTGCATTAAAGAGTTGCACAAGTTTACGTGAGTAAAGAGAATAAAtgtgtggtgtattgatttggtaatgttggttggtataagtattatttcagtgcttatttgctgccaatgtgatacttctacttttacccagtagagggcgcactcgcctagagttgactactgaggattgatgttagacagaagaagttgtacaagagagaaacctgtgcttgtactgtgtgtgccgttc from Syngnathus typhle isolate RoL2023-S1 ecotype Sweden linkage group LG10, RoL_Styp_1.0, whole genome shotgun sequence includes these protein-coding regions:
- the LOC133161267 gene encoding cytochrome P450 4B1-like isoform X1, producing the protein MSLSESLGGLLPYCSLLHSLVLICLVAVVYKLAVLLIQRRDALRNFEAFTGPPGNWFFGHVLQFKQDGTDLDKMVKWGEQYPYAFPLWFGPCVCFINIHHPDYVKSIVTSTEPKDDFAYKFLKSWIGDGLLVSDGQKWFRHRRLLTPGFHYDVLKSYTKLMLESVQIMLVKWEQYVSSGEPFELFEHVSLMTLDTIMKCAFSYDSKCQTESRTNEYIKSVYELTDLVNLRFRTFPYHNDLIFYLSPHGFRHRRACKVAHSHTEEVIRKRKKALEKEKDSERVQGRRTLDFLDILLLARDENQQGLSDEDIRAEVDTFMFEGHDTTASAISFILHTLACHPKHQNKCRQEITRVLDGKDALQWEDLTKMPYTTMCIKESMRLFPPVPDIGRKLTKAITFVDGRTIPAGSLIGISVYALHRNPTVWENPNVFNPLRFLPENVSKRSPHAFVPFSAGPRNCIGQNFAMNEMKVAVASVLRTYQLIEDPARKPEIIPQIVLRSLNGIHIRIRALDA
- the LOC133161267 gene encoding cytochrome P450 4B1-like isoform X2; this translates as MSLSESLGGLLPYCSLLHSLVLICLVAVVYKLAVLLIQRRDALRNFEAFTGPPGNWFFGHVLQFKQDGTDLDKMVKWGEQYPYAFPLWFGPCVCFINIHHPDYVKSIVTSTGDGLLVSDGQKWFRHRRLLTPGFHYDVLKSYTKLMLESVQIMLVKWEQYVSSGEPFELFEHVSLMTLDTIMKCAFSYDSKCQTESRTNEYIKSVYELTDLVNLRFRTFPYHNDLIFYLSPHGFRHRRACKVAHSHTEEVIRKRKKALEKEKDSERVQGRRTLDFLDILLLARDENQQGLSDEDIRAEVDTFMFEGHDTTASAISFILHTLACHPKHQNKCRQEITRVLDGKDALQWEDLTKMPYTTMCIKESMRLFPPVPDIGRKLTKAITFVDGRTIPAGSLIGISVYALHRNPTVWENPNVFNPLRFLPENVSKRSPHAFVPFSAGPRNCIGQNFAMNEMKVAVASVLRTYQLIEDPARKPEIIPQIVLRSLNGIHIRIRALDA